GCGCTGACCGGAATCACCGACTGGCTCTACCGTAAAATCCGGCAGCGACGGGCGGCAGCGGTTTCTGCCAAGAGCTCGGCGGAGACGTCTGATAGCTAGCAGGAAAAAACCTTTACAAGTTCTCCCCCCTGCCTTATCTTGAGTAAATCGATTGAATTTTCTAACTTAGACTACAGGCAGCCGCGAGGTGATTTATGGGAAAAGTATTCAGTGATAACGCCCAGTCAATCGGACACACGCCCCTGGTACGACTGAACCGCATCGACAGCAACGGTAAAGCTACTATTCTCGCCAAAATAGAAGGCCGTAACCCCGCCTACTCCGTCAAGTGCCGCATCGGCGCCGCCATGATCTGGGACGCTGAGGAGCGCGGAATTCTTAAATCCGGTGTTGAGATTATTGAGCCCACCAGTGGGAATACCGGCATTGCTCTGGCCTATGTGGCCGCCGCCCGCGGCTACCGCCTGACTCTGACCATGCCCGAGACCATGAGCATTGAGCGTCGTCGCGTACTGGCAGCTTTTGGCGCCAACCTGGTGCTGACACCCGGCCCCGAAGGCATGAAAGGTGCCGTCAAGCGGGCCGAAGAGATCGCCGCCTCCGACCCTCAGCGCTACTTCCTGCCCCAGCAGTTCAAAAACCCCGCCAACCCGGCCATTCACGAAAAGACCACCGGACCGGAGATCTGGGAAGATACTGAGGGCGCAGTAGATGTGCTTGTTTCCGGTGTAGGAACCGGGGGAACCATTACCGGTGTTTCCCGCTACTTCAAGCAGACCCGCGGACAATCACTGCTGAGTGTAGCCGTAGAGCCACGGGAAAGCCCGGTTATCAGCCAGCAGCTGGCAGGGCAGGATCTCAAGCCTGGTCCCCACAAAATACAGGGGATAGGCGCAGGCTTTATTCCCGATATCCTGGATCTCTCCGTGGTAGACCGGGTAGAGGCCGCTGGCATTGAGGAAGCGGTGGAATTCTCCCGCCGCCTGGCCAGTGAAGAGGGCATCCTCAGCGGTATCTCCTCCGGTGCCGCCGCTGCGGTGGCCGTGCGCCTGGCGCAGCAGGACGAGTTTGCCGGGAAGACCATAGTGGTGGTTCTCCCCGACGCCGGAGAGCGCTATCTTTCCACCGTGCTTTTCGAAGACATAGGTATCTAGCAAGCTGCATTTGCCAAAACCACCACTTCATTCGTATAATACGGCTCGGTCTGGCTTGCCACATAATCCAGACCGAGCTTTTGCCATCGCGACGACTCACATTCAGTGGGCAAGATAGATCGCCTTGCAAAAGCGCTGTGAAGAGTTACCAACCTGTTTTGAGAGAGCATACTGATGAGTAAGCGCGTACTGGTTGCCATGTCAGGAGGGGTTGATTCCTCCATAACTGCCAAACTCCTGCAGGAGGAGGGATATCAGGTTGAGGGAGCCTACATGAAGCTTCACGGCCTGGAAGCCAACCACCGGGAGAGTATCCGCAAAGTAGACAAGGTCGCCGCCCACCTGGGCATTCCCTACCATGTGCTGGATCGGCAGCAGCAGTTTCAGGAGCTGGTCTACCAGCCGTTTATCGATATCTACCGCCAGGGGCAGACCCCCAACCCCTGCACATTTTGCAACCGGACCATCAAGTTTGGTGAATTACTGGACTTTGCCCACTCCCTAGGCTGCCACTATCTGGCTACTGGTCACTACATTCAGTGTGATGGTCAGTTTTTTTATCAGGCTGAGGATAACAGCAAGGACCAGAGTTACTTTCTGTTCAATGTCCCGCGCCAAAACCTGCTCTTCCTCCTCTTTCCCCTGGCCCAGCGCCTCAAAAGCGACGTCAAGGCCATGGCCGCCAGCATCCCGCCTCTGCAGGAACTGGCGAGTCAGGCAGAAAGTAACGAAATCTGCTTTGTCGAAGACAGCTACCTGGACGTCCTGCGCCAGCACCTTGACGGTGTGGACCGGCCCGGTGATGTCGTAGATGAAACCGGCAAGGTAGTGGGACGCCATCGAGGCTATATGCACTATACCATTGGTCAGCGCAAGGGGTTTGATGTTCCCCTCTCCCACACTCCCCTCTACGTTAAACAGATTGATCCGCAGTACAACCGTATCGTCGTCGCCACCAAAGAAGCCATTACCTGCTCCACCTTTACACTGCGCGACGTCAATCTCTTCTTCGACCCTCCCGCCGAGGGCTTTGACTGCCAGGTGAAAGTGCGCTATCGCCACGCCAAAGTACCCGCCCACATCACGGTGCAGGGCACTGGAGCCACGGTGCAGCTGCAGGAGCCGGAAAAAGCCATAGCTCCCGGTCAGGCAGCGGTGTTCTATGATGATCGTCGCTTGCTGGGAGGCGGCTACATCTGCTGAGGAGCTGCTGATTTGATATATTTGTGCAGCCTGCTCAGGACACGCTCTTTTCCCTTGCCGCCGAGCAGCCTCTGTGCGACAGTACCGCCAAAAGAAAGTAACATTCCCAACACGGCGGTAATTCCATTATATGGCCCTGATCAATCTGCTGGATATCTCCATAGCCTTTGGCAGTCACCAGCTGCTGGATGACGCCGCACTCCATGTGGAGAATGGCGAGCGCATCTGCCTGACCGGGCGCAACGGGGCGGGTAAATCGACCCTGCTGCGCATTCTGGCGGGGAGTCTGATTCCGGACCGTGGTGAGCGCATTGTAGCGCCAGAGGTGCGTGCGAGCCTGGTACCCCAGGAGGTTCCCGCCGATCTGAGCGGCAGTGTCTGGGATGTGGTGGCCACCGGGCTGGCCAGTACCGCTGAGTTGCTGCAGCGCTACCACCATCTCACCACCGAGCTTGCTCAGGCGGACTCCGGTCGCCAGAATCAGTTACTGCAAAAGCTGGACAACTATCAGCGTGCCCTGGAAAGCCAGGGAGCCTGGCAGTTTTACGGCGAAATAGATCGCATCCTTTCCGCCATGAGTCTCGATGGCCGTGCCGATTTCAACACCCTTTCCGGCGGCCTGCAGCGCCGGGTTCTGCTGGCGCGGGCCTTGGTCTGTGACCCCCATGTGCTGCTGCTGGACGAACCCACCAACCACCTGGACATAGACGCCATCACCTGGCTGGAAGATTTCCTGCTGCGCAGCAGCCGCACCCTGGTCTTTATTACCCACGACCGGGCCTTTCTGCGCAGCCTGGCCACCCGCATTGTGGAAGTGGATCGGGGCAAGCTGCAGAGCTGGAGGTGCGGCTATGATGAGTATTTGCGGCGACGACAGGAAGCCCTGGATGCGCAGCTCAGACAGGAGGAGCTCTTTGACCGCAAACTGAGCCAGGAGGAGCAGTGGATTCGCCAGGGCATTAAGGCCCGCCGCACCCGCAATGAGGGGCGGGTGCGGGCACTGGAGGAGATGCGCCGCCAGAAGGCCCAGCGGCGCAGCGCCCAGGGACAGGCGCGCATGCGCATTCAGCAGGGGGAGCGCTCCGGCAATCTGGTGCTCAGCGCCCAGGGCATTGCCTGGTCCGTCAACGACACTCCCATTGTGCGCCCCCTGGATATTGTCATTGAGCGGGGCGAGCGCATCGGCCTCATTGGCCCCAACGGCTGCGGCAAGACCACGCTGCTGCGCCTGCTGCTGGGTCAGCTGCCGCCCACCAGTGGCAGCCTGGAGCTGGGCACCAATCTGCAGATCGCCTACTTCGACCAGCACCGTCAGATTCTTGACCCTGAGAAGAGTGTGCGCTTCAATGTCAGTGAAGGGGTGGAGATGCTGGATATGGGAGACCACCAGCGCCATGTCATGGGCTATCTGCAGGACTTTCTCTTCACTCCCGATCGCTGCCACACTCCTGTCAAGGCCCTCTCCGGCGGGGAGCGCAACCGCTTGCTGCTGGCCAAACTCTTTGCCAAGCCCTCCAATGTGCTGGTGCTGGATGAACCTACCAATGACCTGGACATGGAAACGCTGGAGCTGCTAGAAGAGCGCCTGATTGAATACAAGGGCACCGTGCTGGTGGTGAGTCACGACCGGGCCTTTCTCAACCAGGTGGCTACCTCCACCCTGGCCTACGAGGACGGCTGGTTTCGTGAGTACGTTGGTGGCTACGACGACTGGCTGCGCCAGCGCCCCGCAC
The genomic region above belongs to Desulfurispira natronophila and contains:
- the cysK gene encoding cysteine synthase A produces the protein MGKVFSDNAQSIGHTPLVRLNRIDSNGKATILAKIEGRNPAYSVKCRIGAAMIWDAEERGILKSGVEIIEPTSGNTGIALAYVAAARGYRLTLTMPETMSIERRRVLAAFGANLVLTPGPEGMKGAVKRAEEIAASDPQRYFLPQQFKNPANPAIHEKTTGPEIWEDTEGAVDVLVSGVGTGGTITGVSRYFKQTRGQSLLSVAVEPRESPVISQQLAGQDLKPGPHKIQGIGAGFIPDILDLSVVDRVEAAGIEEAVEFSRRLASEEGILSGISSGAAAAVAVRLAQQDEFAGKTIVVVLPDAGERYLSTVLFEDIGI
- the mnmA gene encoding tRNA 2-thiouridine(34) synthase MnmA, producing MSKRVLVAMSGGVDSSITAKLLQEEGYQVEGAYMKLHGLEANHRESIRKVDKVAAHLGIPYHVLDRQQQFQELVYQPFIDIYRQGQTPNPCTFCNRTIKFGELLDFAHSLGCHYLATGHYIQCDGQFFYQAEDNSKDQSYFLFNVPRQNLLFLLFPLAQRLKSDVKAMAASIPPLQELASQAESNEICFVEDSYLDVLRQHLDGVDRPGDVVDETGKVVGRHRGYMHYTIGQRKGFDVPLSHTPLYVKQIDPQYNRIVVATKEAITCSTFTLRDVNLFFDPPAEGFDCQVKVRYRHAKVPAHITVQGTGATVQLQEPEKAIAPGQAAVFYDDRRLLGGGYIC
- a CDS encoding ATP-binding cassette domain-containing protein; the encoded protein is MALINLLDISIAFGSHQLLDDAALHVENGERICLTGRNGAGKSTLLRILAGSLIPDRGERIVAPEVRASLVPQEVPADLSGSVWDVVATGLASTAELLQRYHHLTTELAQADSGRQNQLLQKLDNYQRALESQGAWQFYGEIDRILSAMSLDGRADFNTLSGGLQRRVLLARALVCDPHVLLLDEPTNHLDIDAITWLEDFLLRSSRTLVFITHDRAFLRSLATRIVEVDRGKLQSWRCGYDEYLRRRQEALDAQLRQEELFDRKLSQEEQWIRQGIKARRTRNEGRVRALEEMRRQKAQRRSAQGQARMRIQQGERSGNLVLSAQGIAWSVNDTPIVRPLDIVIERGERIGLIGPNGCGKTTLLRLLLGQLPPTSGSLELGTNLQIAYFDQHRQILDPEKSVRFNVSEGVEMLDMGDHQRHVMGYLQDFLFTPDRCHTPVKALSGGERNRLLLAKLFAKPSNVLVLDEPTNDLDMETLELLEERLIEYKGTVLVVSHDRAFLNQVATSTLAYEDGWFREYVGGYDDWLRQRPAPQTPAPTVSSTPPKTRPKPQKRSASLTIPEKRELEALPATIEELEEKQAQCYERMSDPAFYQQESQEIATVNTELEEVRQRLEAAYARWEELEEKQEDR